The sequence GACGTCGAGAGGTATGGTGTACGCGTAACGCACCTTCCCGAGGAGGTCGCGTGTACCCACAACGATGCAATATTCGGGAACGACTATGACTTGGTCCCTTATCACCCTGTACCCGCTCCTCAACTTGCCTACGAATATCGGTTTGATCGTAAGTTTCTTGGATGATATGCCCTCGGTCGGAAGTATCCTGCGCAGGAACTGCTGTTCCTCCTCCGTGCCTTTATTCAGCTCTTTTACGATATAGAACCAGCAGATGAGGGCAAGTATGAGAGCCGCTATCTTAAGGCCTATGTTCTTTGTAAAGAGGTCCTTCAGTGACCGGATCATTGTTTGCGGGCCCTTTTCGGTTTATAAAATATGCCCTTCAGTATTTCCCGAAGTTCGGACTCTTTGACATCGCGCATCAGCTTGCCGCCTATAGCCACGGAGATGGCGCCTGTCTCTTCGCTCACTACGATACAGACGCCGTCCGTCTCTTCGCTGAGGCCTATCGCGGCCCTGTGGCGCGTACCGAGTGATTTCGATATGTTCGCTTCCTGGCTGAGCGGCAGGAGACACCCGGCAGCGACTATCCTGTCCCGCTGTATGATGACCGCGCCGTCGTGGAGCGGCGTCTGGGGCATGAATATTGATACGAGGAGCTCTTCGGAGACCTGGCCGTCCAGCAGGATGCCGCTTT is a genomic window of Candidatus Omnitrophota bacterium containing:
- a CDS encoding YbbR-like domain-containing protein, with the translated sequence MIRSLKDLFTKNIGLKIAALILALICWFYIVKELNKGTEEEQQFLRRILPTEGISSKKLTIKPIFVGKLRSGYRVIRDQVIVVPEYCIVVGTRDLLGKVRYAYTIPLDVGGASKTFTRSVPLNPIAPGVFMEETLVQVTVPIEKE